One Catalinimonas alkaloidigena genomic window carries:
- a CDS encoding sensor histidine kinase, with product MKFFWIAILATFGQLSVAQSLATVDSIVQLVQNEHAYPQKIDLLQRHLQQIYTTQFDATIALSRYGYALAERENDAANQGDFLRFIGLSYGKKGEIDSASVYYYKAMAELEQSGATEKLGLLYDDMARMYRKLRQPERALDFYDKALHLYEQENNQEGIARIYNESGVVFRDEGDYQTANERFQKSLQIQRQRNDSVGIGYSLEFLGYNQLLIKNYAAAENYLMQALAVREQLDDAFALMLNYTALGEFYQETGQHLASIAYFQKSNALAQQIKFLDIQQYNYEQITANYEAVHDFEQAYQSLKQFNALRDSLYTVQKLKAVEEVTTLYETEKKEAQIKSQQLLIAQEKKEKYLYTTLLAFGLFLLTTLIFFVRNRNKHKTQLLLKEQHELALTQVLDAEEKERNRIAKDLHDGIVQDLTVVKQQLQAASENRTIDQLPAIGRGVSEIATEVRNLAYQMMPLTLKEFGLEKALETLLERTSAAHQFTVDFNAIGLERRFHDKIETSVYRICQELLNNSIKHSRANTISLLLLYKNQVLSITYEDNGVGFDAETTHRGIGLNSLQSRIEMVKGNITFESAENQGTAAYIRIPV from the coding sequence CCGTCGATAGTATCGTGCAATTGGTGCAAAACGAGCACGCGTATCCTCAAAAAATCGACCTTCTTCAACGCCACCTGCAGCAAATCTATACTACCCAATTCGATGCGACCATTGCGTTGTCGCGGTATGGATACGCGTTGGCCGAACGCGAAAACGATGCAGCCAACCAAGGCGATTTTCTGCGTTTTATCGGCCTCTCTTATGGCAAAAAAGGGGAAATCGATAGCGCTTCGGTCTATTATTACAAAGCCATGGCGGAACTCGAACAGAGCGGCGCTACCGAAAAGCTGGGATTGCTTTACGACGACATGGCCAGGATGTACCGTAAGTTGCGGCAACCCGAAAGGGCGTTGGATTTTTATGACAAGGCCTTGCACCTCTACGAACAAGAAAACAATCAGGAGGGCATTGCCCGGATCTACAACGAAAGCGGTGTGGTTTTCCGGGACGAGGGCGACTATCAAACCGCAAACGAGCGTTTCCAAAAGTCCTTGCAGATCCAACGCCAACGCAACGACTCGGTCGGCATCGGCTATTCGCTGGAGTTTTTAGGCTACAACCAGCTGTTGATTAAAAACTACGCCGCCGCAGAAAACTACTTGATGCAAGCGCTGGCAGTCCGCGAACAACTGGACGATGCGTTTGCACTCATGCTCAACTATACGGCTCTGGGCGAGTTTTACCAGGAGACGGGGCAGCATTTGGCATCCATCGCCTATTTTCAGAAGAGCAATGCGTTGGCGCAGCAGATCAAGTTCCTCGACATACAGCAGTACAATTACGAGCAGATCACGGCCAATTACGAAGCCGTCCACGATTTCGAACAGGCTTACCAAAGTCTGAAACAGTTTAACGCCCTTCGCGACAGCCTGTATACGGTGCAAAAACTGAAAGCGGTGGAAGAGGTGACCACGCTGTACGAAACAGAGAAGAAGGAGGCGCAGATCAAAAGCCAGCAACTGCTCATTGCGCAGGAAAAGAAAGAGAAATACCTCTACACCACCCTCCTCGCGTTCGGCCTGTTTCTGCTGACCACCCTGATTTTCTTTGTCAGGAACCGAAACAAGCATAAGACGCAACTCCTGTTGAAGGAGCAGCACGAACTGGCCCTAACCCAGGTGCTGGACGCCGAAGAAAAAGAGCGCAACCGCATCGCCAAAGATTTGCACGACGGCATCGTGCAGGACCTGACCGTGGTTAAGCAGCAGCTCCAGGCGGCTTCAGAAAACCGTACGATCGATCAGTTGCCTGCCATCGGACGCGGGGTGTCGGAAATTGCGACCGAGGTACGCAACCTAGCCTATCAGATGATGCCCCTTACTTTAAAAGAATTTGGCTTGGAAAAGGCCCTGGAAACCTTGTTGGAGAGGACGTCGGCCGCACATCAGTTTACGGTCGATTTCAATGCCATCGGCCTGGAGCGGCGATTCCATGACAAGATCGAAACAAGCGTTTACCGCATTTGCCAGGAGCTGCTGAACAACTCCATCAAGCACAGCCGGGCAAATACCATCAGCCTGTTGCTGTTGTATAAAAACCAGGTATTGAGCATCACTTACGAAGACAACGGGGTGGGTTTCGATGCCGAGACCACCCACCGGGGCATAGGGCTAAACAGCCTACAGAGCCGGATCGAAATGGTCAAGGGAAACATCACGTTTGAAAGTGCCGAAAATCAAGGCACCGCCGCCTACATCAGAATCCCGGTCTAG